Proteins encoded by one window of Lacerta agilis isolate rLacAgi1 chromosome 11, rLacAgi1.pri, whole genome shotgun sequence:
- the RGMB gene encoding RGM domain family member B: protein MMRKKRKRGGPIACSCSSPIAAAAAAAPPLESRRAAWTGMGRAAPLCAIAAAAAARAEQQQRRRPPPALLVLFSLGLLLHTGDCQLQTPCRIQKCTTDFVALTSHLNSALDGFDLEFCKALRAYSACTYRNSKVCRGNLVYHSAVLGISDLMSQRNCSKDGPTSSTNPEITHDPCNYSGRQGAGELRGGGEQTPPTYFFCGLFGDPHLRTFKDHFQTCKVEGAWPLIDNNYLSVQVTNVPVVPRSSATATNKITIIFKSYQDCTDQKVYQAVTDDLPAAFVDGTTSGGDGDTKSLHIVERVSGKYVEMHARYIGTTVFVRQLGRYLTLAIRMPEELAMAYEESQDLQLCVNGCPSSERIDDSGHLPLPVMGQLLPPGASSQTRPVYTLESATAKCHEKMLLKDIYFYSCVFDLLTTGDANFTAAAHSALQDVEALHPRKERWHIFPDNGAAGQGQQLLCLSLGLVCLMLVVFL, encoded by the exons ATGAT gaggaagaagaggaagcgcGGAGGCCCGATCGCCTGCTCATGCAGCAGCcccatcgccgccgccgccgccgccgccccgccgTTGGAGTCCCGCCGAGCTGCATGGACGGGCATGGGGAGAGCGGCCCCTCTCTGCgccatcgccgccgccgccgccgccagggctgagcagcagcagcgccgccgcccCCCGCCTGCCCTCCTCGTCCTCTTCAGCCTGGGGCTGCTCCTACACACAG GCGATTGCCAGCTGCAGACGCCGTGTCGAATCCAGAAGTGCACCACGGACTTTGTGGCGCTGACTTCCCACCTGAACTCTGCCCTTGATGGCTTTGATTTGGAATTCTGCAAAGCCCTGCGTGCCTATTCTGCCTGCACCTACCGCAACTCCAAAGTCTGCCGCGGGAACCTGGTCTACCATTCGGCTGTGCTGGGGATCAGTGATCTCATGAGCCAGAGGAACTGCTCCAAGGATGGCCCGACATCCTCGACGAACCCCGAAATCACCCACGACCCGTGTAATTACAGCGGCCGCCAGGGAGCCGGCGAACTTCGCGGGGGAGGAGAGCAGACTCCGCCCACGTACTTTTTCTGTGGCCTGTTTGGAGACCCACACCTGCGGACCTTTAAGGATCACTTTCAGACCTGCAAAGTGGAAGGGGCGTGGCCCCTCATAGATAACAACTACTTGTCAGTGCAGGTGACAAATGTGCCTGTGGTCCCCAGATCCAGCGCCACTGCCACAAATAAG ATCACCATCATCTTCAAATCTTACCAAGACTGCACAGATCAGAAAGTGTACCAGGCCGTGACTGACGATTTGCCTGCCGCGTTTGTTGACGGCACGACCAGCGGTGGCGACGGCGACACCAAGAGCTTGCACATCGTGGAGCGAGTGAGCGGCAAGTATGTGGAGATGCACGCCCGGTACATTGGGACCACGGTCTTTGTGCGCCAGCTGGGCCGCTACCTAACTCTCGCCATACGCATGCCGGAAGAGCTCGCCATGGCTTATGAAGAGAGCCAGGACCTACAGCTCTGTGTGAACGGCTGCCCCTCCAGCGAGCGCATCGATGACAGCGGACACCTCCCTTTGCCCGTGATGGGGCAGCTCCTCCCTCCGGGCGCTTCCAGCCAGACCCGGCCCGTGTACACCTTGGAGAGCGCCACGGCGAAATGCCACGAGAAGATGCTTCTGAAGGACATCTATTTTTACTCTTGTGTGTTTGATTTGCTGACCACCGGCGATGCCAACTTCACGGCAGCTGCCCACAGTGCCTTGCAAGACGTCGAGGCTTTGCACCCCAGGAAGGAGCGGTGGCACATCTTCCCCGACAACGGGGCTGCTGGCCAAGGGCAGCAGCTTTTGTGTCTTAGTCTTGGACTCGTGTGCTTGAtgcttgttgtgtttttgtag